The following proteins are co-located in the Aquipuribacter hungaricus genome:
- a CDS encoding DUF3253 domain-containing protein produces the protein VGGADEAAWRPLMEPARMAARRLVARGEAEITQGGQVVDPSTAKGPVRVRRAR, from the coding sequence GTCGGCGGCGCCGACGAGGCGGCGTGGCGCCCGCTCATGGAGCCGGCGCGGATGGCGGCCCGCCGGCTCGTCGCACGCGGCGAGGCGGAGATCACGCAGGGCGGGCAGGTCGTCGACCCCAGCACGGCCAAGGGTCCGGTACGGGTGCGTCGGGCCCGCTGA